In Panulirus ornatus isolate Po-2019 chromosome 59, ASM3632096v1, whole genome shotgun sequence, the following are encoded in one genomic region:
- the LOC139767164 gene encoding uncharacterized protein, with protein sequence MLLIRLSLAWACTFLMAASAAEDNLPHSLGKDGEERPQQWSPSAQWAWLANVLSVSHDPLDDPSSKTKLEVLKSSDSEALPVSLVLPLEGWSDGDKMKKESWRSKRRCRSGSKGMCNRSVVNPISFSEVLENWESDYLTIPASLVKFSQEQAGDTVCKDLSVQLFTVDLKEHQIQPLWLQETIKIGICPSKLQIRNLGKHIWPSRLVETKCLCQERPCSNLGGDYKCQTVRRPITIWAQHQSEYVPSQEMVSVGCVCVQRISYQGKFATTGLSS encoded by the coding sequence ATGTTGTTGATACGACTGTCCCTAGCCTGGGCGTGTACCTTCCTGATGGCAGCCTCTGCCGCCGAGgacaacctccctcactccctgggtaAAGACGGAGAGGAGCGACCCCAGCAGTGGTCGCCCTCGGCTCAGTGGGCCTGGCTGGCTAACGTCCTCTCCGTCTCCCACGACCCACTGGACGACCCATCAAGCAAGACCAAGCTGGAGGTGCTCAAGTCGAGCGATAGCGAGGCGCTGCCCGTGTCCCTGGTGCTGCCCCTGGAAGGCTGGAGCGACGGCGACAAGATGAAGAAGGAGTCATGGCGTAGCAAGCGGCGGTGCAGGTCTGGCAGCAAGGGTATGTGTAACCGCAGCGTTGTCAACCCCATCTCCTTCAGTGAGGTGTTGGAGAACTGGGAGTCTGATTACCTGACCATCCCGGCGTCTCTGGTCAAGTTCTCGCAGGAGCAGGCTGGGGACACGGTGTGCAAGGACCTCTCCGTCCAGCTGTTCACCGTGGACCTGAAGGAACACCAGATACAACCACTGTGGCTGCAGGAGACGATCAAGATCGGCATATGTCCCTCGAAGCTGCAGATCCGTAACTTGGGTAAACACATCTGGCCCTCCCGCCTGGTGGAGACCAAGTGCCTGTGCCAGGAGCGGCCCTGCTCCAACCTAGGTGGTGACTACAAGTGCCAGACGGTGCGTCGCCCCATCACCATCTGGGCGCAACACCAGAGCGAGTACGTCCCCTCCCAGGAGATGGTGtccgtcgggtgtgtgtgtgtccagcgcaTCAGTTATCAGGGCAAGTTTGCCACGACGGGCCTCTCCTCCTAG